The following proteins are encoded in a genomic region of Candidatus Moraniibacteriota bacterium:
- the prmC gene encoding peptide chain release factor N(5)-glutamine methyltransferase, giving the protein MTIKDIIKLYRKQLDFLDIELILSYSLKKTREFVLTYPEFFITKNKNSLIMKLIKRRIAHEPIAYIVKHKEFYGLDFIVNKNTLIPRPETELLVEEIMKNNPKNKTIVDVGTGSGNIIITLAKKIKNKNNYIGIDISKKALVIARLNAKRIKVEKKIKFFQGNLLEPLLNKFKNKELIIIANLPYLSKKIYSSVSNDIKKYEPKSALYSRENGLSHYKKIIKQIIEIREKHKPISLNCLLEFSPEQKEKLEKLAKNAFPEAKIIFTKDFSGRWRICKIYL; this is encoded by the coding sequence ATGACTATTAAAGATATAATAAAATTATATAGAAAACAACTGGATTTTTTGGATATAGAATTGATCCTCTCCTATTCCCTCAAAAAAACGAGGGAATTTGTTTTAACATATCCAGAATTTTTTATAACAAAAAATAAGAACTCATTAATTATGAAGTTAATTAAAAGGAGGATTGCACATGAACCAATTGCATACATAGTGAAACATAAGGAATTTTATGGTTTGGATTTTATTGTAAATAAAAATACCTTAATACCGCGTCCAGAAACTGAATTGTTAGTTGAGGAAATCATGAAAAATAATCCGAAAAATAAAACTATAGTTGATGTAGGAACTGGAAGCGGAAATATTATAATAACTCTGGCAAAAAAAATAAAAAACAAAAATAATTATATTGGAATAGATATTTCAAAAAAGGCTTTAGTGATCGCCCGACTTAATGCAAAGAGAATTAAGGTAGAAAAAAAAATAAAATTCTTTCAAGGAAATTTATTAGAACCGCTATTGAATAAATTTAAAAATAAGGAATTAATTATAATAGCCAATCTGCCCTATCTTTCAAAAAAAATATATTCCTCTGTAAGCAATGACATAAAAAAATATGAGCCTAAATCTGCATTGTATAGTCGCGAGAATGGATTAAGCCATTATAAAAAAATAATAAAACAGATAATTGAAATTCGCGAGAAACATAAACCAATAAGCCTTAATTGTCTGCTTGAATTCAGCCCAGAACAGAAAGAAAAACTTGAAAAATTAGCAAAAAATGCCTTTCCTGAAGCAAAAATAATTTTCACAAAAGATTTTTCAGGAAGATGGAGAATATGCAAAATTTATCTGTAA